One part of the Magallana gigas chromosome 5, xbMagGiga1.1, whole genome shotgun sequence genome encodes these proteins:
- the LOC105323216 gene encoding glutamate receptor ionotropic, kainate 3, whose amino-acid sequence MDQVSRFLLLTILSGGHVLSYNYYLTAAVVGHKGTNRVGEFRQALQQTESGQEGDFCKIEFQKLDYDETDGSTVYETLNIARDTLNNASVAAVLGPYIDVFTSMAYVITKQAHLLTEKSESSEASLRSLPILPDSDSLADAVAEIIADMMKWEGIAFLSQNDFSPVTKLSRRNVKVWPIRLPASIDSEDDKELMLTLTRLRSAQRRRLVFHSMDSSVVKFVMKAADKLLMLHSSLSWFITYLDFGDVVSIINRTADIYGLQLLNRHSISSSSSSNDDLNNAVLCDSVGLLRHILSQKYNCSKEPEQNVNLKAGDVMKFVNDLPNGTSAPYIGTLSKYVWTNSSDNTGKMRTQYSFGIMGYNGTTTKIGNCTFEGNNITILETKQMPSRDQSLDKVLAGHTFTVITRVEPPFVMKTGSGRYEGFSVDVLEGIAKEMNFKYDIRELDSITQNRSDVEDDWDTLIKQLMVGNASMAIGSLAVKSTREEQISFSFTIISSTISILTKRPVTSPVLFQFLWPFSWQLWVVIIAFYIVAGGALWVMSRYDVTQNGSEQQFDLKESIWYSFNLFLGGGTEYSPQTTSMRTMIAFFWFCTLVITAAYTANLAAYLTLQQQDNRIKSMDSLSKQMTVKYGLQKNSDLMQFFKDSSIDPFERMWATMKLEEKTRLIPDRSTGIGLVKNGMNGSDFAFLDLALMNEYAALRHCDMESFDQNFKETKFSMGFPNGAPYKDDINRAILILKERGQLDALKDKWWSIPATAECADYVRPEDRQKPTAELDLANMLGVFIVLLSCVCLSVLIEISKRVMSLINGRRKAKQ is encoded by the exons cCCGTGACACGTTAAACAATGCCTCAGTGGCGGCGGTACTCGGTCCATACATTGATGTGTTTACGTCAATGGCCTACGTCATCACAAAGCAAGCACATCTCCTCACGGAAAAGTCCGAGAGTTCCGAAGCGTCGTTGAGATCTCTCCCGATTCTTCCCGACTCCGACTCCTTGGCAGATGCTGTTGCAGAGATCATTGCCGATATGATGAAATGGGAAGGCATAGCCTTTCTTTCACAGA acGACTTTTCTCCAGTAACCAAGCTTAGCCGACGTAACGTCAAGGTCTGGCCGATTCGTCTACCTGCCTCGATTGACTCGGAGGACGACAAGGAGCTGATGCTGACACTAACCAGGTTACGTAGCGCTCAACGGCGCCGCCTGGTGTTCCACTCAATGGACAGCTCCGTGGTCAAGTTCGTCATGAAAGCG gCGGATAAACTGCTGATGTTGCACAGTTCTTTGAGTTGGTTTATCACATATTTG GATTTTGGGGACGTTGTGTCCATTATCAATAGGACGGCAGACATCTACGGCCTCCAGCTGCTCAACAGACACTCCATATCTTCCTCTTCTAGCTCAAACG ACGACCTCAACAATGCTGTTCTTTGCGACTCTGTAGGATTGTTACGTCACATCCTCAGCCAGAAATACAACTGCTCAAAGGAACCGGAACAAAACGTGAACTTGAAGGCGGGAGATGTTATGAAATTTGTCAACGATCTACCGAACGGAACA AGTGCTCCATACATTGGGACCTTGAGTAAGTATGTGTGGACCAACAGCAGTGACAACACGGGCAAAATGAGGACCCAGTACTCCTTTGGAATTATGGGATATAATGGAACGACCACAAAG ATTGGCAACTGTACATTCGAAGGCAACAACATTACGATACTGGAGACCAAGCAGATGCCGAGTCGGGACCAAAGCCTCGATAAAGTGCTCGCCGGCCATACATTCACTGTTATAACGAGGGTG GAACCTCCATTTGTGATGAAGACAGGAAGTGGTCGGTACGAAGGGTTTTCTGTGGATGTACTGGAAGGGATCGCCaaggaaatgaattttaaatacgACATCCGGGAACTTGACAGTATCACACAGAACCGGAGTGACGTGGAAGACGACTGGGACACTTTAATCAAACAACTCATGGTCGGG AATGCGTCCATGGCGATCGGATCTTTGGCAGTGAAGTCTACCCGGGAAGAACAGATTTCCTTCTCCTTCACCATCATCTCCTCTACGATTAGCATTCTTACCAAACGTCCGGTGACGTCACCAGTGTTGTTCCAGTTCCTGTGGCCGTTCAGTTGGCAGCTGTGGGTTGTCATCATAGCGTTCTACATCGTGGCTGGTGGAGCGTTATGGGTCATGAGCAGATACGACGTCACTCAAAATGGTTCAGAACAACAGTTTGATTTAAAGGAGAGCATTTGGTACTCCTTCAACCTTTTCCTTGGAG GAGGGACAGAGTACTCCCCGCAGACAACATCGATGAGGACAATGATCGCTTTCTTCTGGTTTTGTACTTTGGTGATCACCGCAGCGTACACAGCGAATCTAGCGGCGTACCTCACACTACAGCAACAGGACAATCGCATCAAATCCATGGACTCACTCTCCAAGCAGATGACCGTCAAGTACGGTCTCCAGAAAAACAGCGACCTCATGCAGTTCTTCAAAGATTCCTCAATAGATCCATTCGAACGCATGTGGGCTACCATGAAACTCGAGGAAAAGACGCGACTGATTCCGGACAGAAGCACTGGTATTGGATTGGTGAAAAATGGCATGAACGGCAGTGATTTCGCGTTCTTGGACCTGGCGCTAATGAATGAGTACGCAGCGTTGCGGCACTGCGATATGGAATCGTTTGATCAGAACTTTAAGGAGACCAAGTTCAGCATGGGGTTTCCAAATGGTGCTCCATACAAAGACGACATCAACAGGGCGATTTTGATTCTAAAAGAAAGAGGACAGCTAGATGCTCTCAAGGATAA ATGGTGGTCCATTCCCGCCACTGCCGAGTGCGCCGACTACGTCAGACCGGAAGACCGGCAAAAGCCGACGGCGGAACTGGACCTGGCCAACATGCTGGGAGTGTTCATCGTGCTGTTGTCctgtgtctgtttgtctgtcctGATAGAGATCTCCAAGAGGGTGATGTCCCTCATTAATGGACGGAGGAAAGCCAAACAGTGA